GCAGGCAATAGCCTCATGAGTTGTGAGCATTAGGAATGTGGGATTGAAGTCAATGCAACCCATCATGGTTTTTATCTGCTTGATAGCCTCGTCCTCGTTGTTCTTCTGAAGATGAATTTTGATCTACACAACTCTTCTGGGTTAGCAAACAATACCAGAGTTAAATGAGACCCCTGAACAATTAACATGTATATTTATTACCTTCATAAAGGCACAATGGGCATTGTGTTCCACCTACAGATACAAATTTTGAGTCAAACGTAAGAAGCAGTAGGCAAGATTATTTAATGGAGTGATGAGGAGAGGGATCAATACCTTGTCAGCCTCATTGACAAACTCATGTGCTCGATCCAGACGTTGAAGGGCTAGATAGCAAACGGCAAGGACTCGGAGGCACTGTGCTCGCCGGGCTCTGCTTCCCTCTTCACGGGATAGATAAAGCATCGATGTCTCAAACAAGTCCGCACATGTATCGTAGTTCTTTGCATTGAAATGCTCAAACCCGCTGTCCCAAATTCCAAATGTCAGCCTCAGCAAGAAATCATATGTACATAAAAATGCTGTAAAATTACTTGTGTAAGAGAGTGCAGACCAGTTCCAGAGCAGTGTATGCATTGCTCCACGGTGACTGGTGTTAGCCGGGCCATCGAACAGGGCGACCACCCTCTCATCCGACACGAGCTCACCGATCGCTCTTGCGCGCCCAGGGCTACCGATACCACCATCAACCACCGAGGTCACCACTCTCACAGCAGCAGCTGCACCTCCTGCGCGGCAACGTGCAGCAAGCGCAACGAGCACCTTGCGTGCAGCCTCAGGCCCCGCAGAGGCAAGGTACACCTCAGCTGCCCCCACGCATACATTCTCTGGTGCGTTGGCGTTGGCCATGATTCTCTCGAGCTCCCTCTCGGCCTCCGCCAAGTTCCCGGTGCCAAGCCACGCGTGCAGGGCCATGAACCCCATGCTCGGGTGCTCGTCCGCCTGCCCCACTGAAGCCCTCGAGACCTGGACACAACGCAGGACGCCCTCGTGGTCCTTGGCTTCGAGACGCTCCAGGGCAAGGTAGCGGAGGCATCGACCCTTTTGCTGCTGGAGATTTGGGGTCTTGGGACTGGCGCTGGAGGGGCAGGGGGAGGCCAGCTTCTCGAAGAGATCTAGCGCCTCGGTGATGAGGCTGGACGCTCCAACGGCGGGGTCAGAGGGTTTGGTGGATAGCGCGGCCTCGCCGACGGACAGGTAGCCCTCGGCGAGGGATCTGGTCCCCTTGGGGGAGGCGGACGCGAGGGGCTTGGAGCGACCGAGCAGCGCGACGGCGAGGGACTGATCGCCCGCGTCGGACGCGGCGCGCGCCCGCGCGAGGTTGAGGCCGAGCaggacgtcccgctcctcctccgcGGCGGGGGCGGAGACGAGCGGCGTGGCCTTCTCGAAGCAGGCGGTGGCGAGGTCGACGCGGCCGAGGCCGAGCCACTCCTGGCCGgcgcggaggaagaaggaggcggccttggcggcggcgagggggacctcgTCGGGgcagccggcgaggaggaggagctccggcgcgGCCTGCCTGATCTCCGCCTCGGCGGCGCGCGCGGAGGGGCCCCGGGCCAGCGCGGCGGAGTTGGCGCGGTCGACGACGGCGTTCCAGAGGCGGGTGGCGAGCTTCCATATCTGGAGCCTGCAGGGGTCGGTGAGGGACGAGGCGGCGGAGCCGAGGTTGGTGAGCACGCGGCGGAAGTCGGCGGCGAGCTTCTCCGGGGGGGAGGGGTCGGGGGCGTCGTACCGCTCGACGTCCGCGACGACCCGCGCGAGGTCGGTGAggtgggcggcgtgcggcggcgggcgGTGGTACTCCGGGGAGAGCTCGGAGATCTTCATGGCGACGCGGGCTAGGGTTCCGGCGGCCGGGATCGGGCGGATTTGGGCGGGAAGCGGCGCGGCGAGGCGTGGGGATTGGGGAACGGGGAATGGGGGGAGGGTTTGGGAACGGGAGGAGGAAGGGCACGAAATTTGAATTGTTTTTTACCGTGCCGGTCCTTCCTTCCCCCGTTTGTGATAGCTCTTCTGCTTGGATCAAAAAATGTTACTGCAAAGTTTACTCGGCTCACACCAGTCACTGCTAGACTGTTTAATAAATGGTCTGCGAAAGCTCATTATCCATGCGATGTTGATCGCTTTACAAATTGGCATGGGAACAGAGGCTCGGCCAGTAAATGTGATGAATTTATTTTACCACTTTTAGTTGATAAATGTGATGGAATGAACGTGATGAAGTGGATTAATTTCGAACCAAATTGACATTGATTACCTTTTaggaattcaaaattttcaaaatacagACCTACAGATATCTCTTTTACTGTAGAAATCAGGCATTATCTGGGGGAAAGATGGAAATCAAGCNNNNNNNNNNNNNNNNNNNNNNNNNNNNNNNNNNNNNNNNNNNNNNNNNNNNNNNNNNNNNNNNNNNNNNNNNNNNNNNNNNNNNNNNNNGAAACGTCTTAAAAATGAAAGACTGAAAAAAAAGATTTGTCTGAGCCCAGCGGGGGACCTTTAGTGTGTGAGACTAACGTGATAACCAACTACACCACCCAGACCCGCTTGACATGGGACACGCCTAAAGTATGTTGTACAGACAGCTGGCATCAATTTCAACCTACGCGAGTTCCACAATCCTTAATCTTTTTCCCAAAAATACAATCTGTAACCTTGATGCCTTACGTGGATTatgtttaaaataatataaaagtggtaaAAGTCATATTGTAAGGACCATATGAAGAATGCAAGTGTCGAGCTATTCGAAATTGTGCAATGCTTTTGAAGCTTCCAACGAAAAATTATAGCCTCCTCCCTCTCATGCACTCCCTCCCACTCTCTTTTGATTTAATCTCCAGATGTTGTCATTTTCACTTCTGCGGATTCTTTTTATCTATGCTATCAGGTGCTCGACAAAGAATCAAAGCAAGTAGTAGAGGAAGATTAATCTACGTTTTCAGGTCACATGTGAATACATGAAACCAAACATGAGAACAACATTGTTGAAGTATTTTTGCTTTTCCTGATTCTTGCCATTTGACATGGGTTCCCGGTTGTAAGTGCATTGTCTCTTAATCACTATTTTGGTGTTGATGGCAATAGGATTAGTAAGACCCAATGTCGTTTTCTAGATTATCTCATGAATCAGGACATTGGACTCTCAGTGATTGTCTACGGACATCGGTGACCCCGTATTTAAAAAGACGGTGATTTCCGAAGGCTCGGAAGTTTTTAGTTTATTTAGTCGTAGGAAAGTCGCTCTATAAAGAGGTTTTGGAGTGGAGAAATTCATATCAATCATATACATTGCCTTCCTCACTAGCTTTTGTCGAaataatggtaaaaccaaggttcaaAGTTCCTATGCCAGAAGGTCCGAGTGCCCGCAGTAACCCGAGAAGAAGCATGCACATTTCGCTAACCCAAGTTCCCGAggtcctaccccccccccccccgtgctTGGAGGGAGGGAAACCTCTGTGCATACTCCGGGTTGCTGGAGTCCCTTTACTACAGGTGCTCGGTCTCCTGTGGTTGGTTCACCTTTTGTGTATTCTGGATGCCCGAGCATTAATCTAGATCCATAGAGTCCTAGGGTAATGACTCTTTTTTATGCTTTTGCAGGTGAAAGTGTAAAAGCCCCCTTTTCCACCTCTCAACCCAGTAGTTGCTTAAGCTAATCCACCATTTCCAAAACCCTAAAAGCTTGATATCTCCCTTTCACTCCACCCAAACACTCTGATTCTTTGAGGACTGGAAGAGGTTCACCCGATCTAAACTTCCACCAAACCAATTTGTGTTGCCCCAACTAATTATTCACCAACACTTGTTACTGTTCGAGCTTGGGCTTCTAAGTGATAGTGGTCCCTCCAGAAGCTTCTTTGTGTGTGGTGTGCTCCGGAGTGAATATGCAAATGTGTGGTAGTCACCTTCAAGACCAACCCTGGGTAATTTGAGGCTCATCCATTGAACATGATCGAGGAGACTATCATGAGCCATTTGGTGGTGCTCTCGAGACTTGGTTCCAGCACTACTCTAACAGAGATTAGCACTTCCCAAGGAAGTGTGAACTCCGGGGTAAAATCCGCGTCCTCGACTCACTTGTGTTTAATTCTTCATGCACTTTAGTTTGCTTTGTATGCTCGTGGGCTTGTTAATTAGTTTGCTGCCCTAGgttacattgctttgagcttgcttgCCACATAGGTTGTGTTTATCTAATCGTATATCCAGAGAACCTACTTTATTCATAATTTTCTTAAATTTGGTAACTAAGATTATATTTGTAGGCTCCTATTCACCCCACCCCTCTAGTGGACCGTATTGATCCTTTCGATTTGTATCATACTGCTTCTCCGGGGGGAGGAGTTAGAGGCGTCGTACTTCTCGATGCTCGCGACGACCCGTGCAAGGTCGGTGAGATGGCTGGCGTGCGGCGGTGGcgacggtgttggaaatatgccctagaggcaataataaaagtgttattattatatttctttgttcatgataatagtcttttattcatgctataactgtattatccggaaatcgtaatacacgtgtgaatacatagaccacaatatgtccctagtgagcctctagttgactagctcgttgtgatcaacagatagtcatggtttcctggctatggacattggatgtcgttgataacgggatcacatcattaggagaatgatgtgatggacaagatccaatcctaagcctagcacaaagatcgtgtagttcgtatgctaaagtttttctaatgtcaaatatcttttccttagaccatgagattgtgcaactcccggataccgtaggaatgctttgggtgtaccaaacgtcacaacgtaactgggtggctataaaggtgcattacatgtatctccgaaagtgtctgttgggttggcacgaatcgagactgggatttgtcactccgtctaaacggagaggtatctctgggcccactcggtaggacatcatcataatgtgcacaatgtgaccaaggggttgatcacgggatgatgtgttatggaacgagtaaagagacttgccggtaacgagattgaacaaggtatcggtataccgacgatcgaatctcgggcaagtacaataccgttagacaaagggaattgtatacgggatcgattgagtccttgacatcgtggttcatccgatgagatcatcgtgaaacatgtgggagccaacatgggtatccagatcccgctgttggttattgaccggagaacgtctcagtcatgactacatgtctcccgaacccgtagggtctacacacttaaggttcgatgacgctagggttataaaggaagtttgtatatggttaccgaatgttgttcggagtcccggatgagatcccggacgtcacgaggagttccggaatggtccggaggtaaagatttatatatgggaagtcctgttttggtcgccggaaaagttttgcactttatcggtattgtaccgggagtgccgaaaggggtccgggggtccaccgggggggtccacctgccccggggggccacatgggctgtagggggtgcgccttggcctatatgggccaagggcaccagccccaagaggcccatgcgccaaggaaacttggggagggaagagtcctcaatggggaaggcacctccgaggtgccttggggaggatggactcctcccccccctcttggccgcaacccttccttggaggaaggggcaaggctgcgcctcccccctctcccttgcccctatatatagtggaggggagggagggcatccataccagaagccctggcgcctccctccctcccgtgacacctcctcctctcccgcaagtgcttggcgaagccctgcaggattgccatgctcctccatcaccaccacgccgttgtgcttctgctggatggagtcttcctcaacctctccctctctccttgctggatcaaggcgtgggagacgtcaccaggttgtacgtgtgttgaacgcggaggtgccgtccgttcggcactaggatctccggtgatttggatcacgacgagtacgactccttcaaccccgttctcttgaacgcttccgcttagcgatctacaagggtatgtagatgcactctccttcccctcgttgctggtttctccatagatagatcttggtgacacgtaggaaaattttgaatttctgctatgttccccaacagtggtatcagagttaggtctattgcgtagattctttgcacgagtagaacacaaagtagttgtgggcgttgatgttgttcaatatgcttaccgttactagtccaatcttgtttcgacggtattgtgggatgaagcg
The Triticum dicoccoides isolate Atlit2015 ecotype Zavitan chromosome 3A, WEW_v2.0, whole genome shotgun sequence genome window above contains:
- the LOC119269906 gene encoding TPR repeat-containing protein ZIP4-like isoform X1; translated protein: MKISELSPEYHRPPPHAAHLTDLARVVADVERYDAPDPSPPEKLAADFRRVLTNLGSAASSLTDPCRLQIWKLATRLWNAVVDRANSAALARGPSARAAEAEIRQAAPELLLLAGCPDEVPLAAAKAASFFLRAGQEWLGLGRVDLATACFEKATPLVSAPAAEEERDVLLGLNLARARAASDAGDQSLAVALLGRSKPLASASPKGTRSLAEGYLSVGEAALSTKPSDPAVGASSLITEALDLFEKLASPCPSSASPKTPNLQQQKGRCLRYLALERLEAKDHEGVLRCVQVSRASVGQADEHPSMGFMALHAWLGTGNLAEAERELERIMANANAPENVCVGAAEVYLASAGPEAARKVLVALAARCRAGGAAAAVRVVTSVVDGGIGSPGRARAIGELVSDERVVALFDGPANTSHRGAMHTLLWNCGFEHFNAKNYDTCADLFETSMLYLSREEGSRARRAQCLRVLAVCYLALQRLDRAHEFVNEADKVEHNAHCAFMKIKIHLQKNNEDEAIKQIKTMMGCIDFNPTFLMLTTHEAIACKAVRVAVASLTFLLGLYSAGKPMPEREVTVLRTLIELLRREQGTEDEILKYSRRAKLRMSDLGAEGFFGNGPGGARELNWFASNSWNMGRKVAKEQKYDLSAEFFELAAEFFGAASNDEGDGNRPTLCKALIMSVTSMLEAEELNNSPLSDSDVKKGVDMLSRAGKLLPSIWPSGSVASDQAEANDFLFLHTFYSYQLLDRMDTSAHPQQLQLVKDFASSKACTPSHLLKLGKTASEGTPPNLLVAEFSLKASIKTALASHSPNYRVISAALRNLACLAGLQDLSGSKSDAVYDVYRQAYQILVGLRDGEYPCEEGQWLAVTAWNKSYLARRLNQASVGIKWMKMGLDLSRHVESMKQYTADMEQCLEYFQKLFHSEAGEHALLGKNPDECSQQEGAPSTRTRFIWCCTTIAS
- the LOC119269906 gene encoding TPR repeat-containing protein ZIP4-like isoform X2, whose translation is MKISELSPEYHRPPPHAAHLTDLARVVADVERYDAPDPSPPEKLAADFRRVLTNLGSAASSLTDPCRLQIWKLATRLWNAVVDRANSAALARGPSARAAEAEIRQAAPELLLLAGCPDEVPLAAAKAASFFLRAGQEWLGLGRVDLATACFEKATPLVSAPAAEEERDVLLGLNLARARAASDAGDQSLAVALLGRSKPLASASPKGTRSLAEGYLSVGEAALSTKPSDPAVGASSLITEALDLFEKLASPCPSSASPKTPNLQQQKGRCLRYLALERLEAKDHEGVLRCVQVSRASVGQADEHPSMGFMALHAWLGTGNLAEAERELERIMANANAPENVCVGAAEVYLASAGPEAARKVLVALAARCRAGGAAAAVRVVTSVVDGGIGSPGRARAIGELVSDERVVALFDGPANTSHRGAMHTLLWNCGFEHFNAKNYDTCADLFETSMLYLSREEGSRARRAQCLRVLAVCYLALQRLDRAHEFVNEADKVEHNAHCAFMKIKIHLQKNNEDEAIKQIKTMMGCIDFNPTFLMLTTHEAIACKAVRVAVASLTFLLGLYSAGKPMPEREVTVLRTLIELLRREQGTEDEILKYSRRAKLRMSDLGAEGFFGNGPGGARELNWFASNSWNMGRKVAKEQKYDLSAEFFELAAEFFGAASNDEGDGNRPTLCKALIMSVTSMLEAEELNNSPLSDSDVKKGVDMLSRAGKLLPSIWPSGSVASDQAEANDFLFLHTFYSYQLLDRMDTSAHPQQLQLVKDFASSKACTPSHLLKLGKTASEGTPPNLLVAEFSLKASIKTALASHSPNYRVISAALRNLACLAGLQDLSGSKSDAVYDVYRQAYQILVGLRDGEYPCEEGQWLAVTAWNKSYLARRLNQASVGIKWMKMGLDLSRHVESMKQYTADMEQCLEYFQKLFHSEAGEHALLGKNPDECSQQEGAPSTSMSGSMSQPVLV